From a single Silene latifolia isolate original U9 population chromosome 6, ASM4854445v1, whole genome shotgun sequence genomic region:
- the LOC141586638 gene encoding uncharacterized protein LOC141586638, which yields MNETTMDMEMTEVVETAEQPTNAATETPQNDVAGNFLGLARQLVDQGLPSQALQAVVMAMKTKGGEEAVYYILQRARELYRSKLQASAAADQLASLFAECVIAEAQPAASQLSPLPQQSLIPTQIDSDARGKSILVESGRKQIVLDAFADGSSFICLQCGGLVSNHRKDEHYAYWCEF from the exons ATGAATGAAACGACAATGGACATGGAAATGACAGAGGTGGTAGAGACGGCGGAACAGCCTACTAACGCCGCCACCGAAACTCCTCAAAACGACGTCGCTGGAAACTTCCTAGGTTTGGCACGCCAACTTGTCGATCAAGGCCTCCCTTCTCAAGCTCTTCAAGCG GTAGTTATGGCTATGAAAACAAAGGGAGGAGAAGAGGCAGTGTATTATATTTTGCAACGTGCTCGAGAACTATACAGATCGAAATTGCAGGCTAGTGCTGCAGCTGATCAGCTTGCTTCTTTATTTGCTGAATGTGTGATTGCAGAAGCTCAGCCTGCAGCAAGTCAATTGTCGCCGCTACCTCAGCAATCACTTATACCAACTCAAATTGACTCAGACGCTCGTGGAAAATCAATATTGGTAGAGAGTGGAAGGAAGCAAATAGTGCTGGATGCTTTCGCTGATGGCAGTAGTTTCATTTGTCTGCAGTGCGGTGGTCTGGTTAGCAATCATCGTAAAGACGAGCATTATGCTTACTGGTGTGAGTTTTAA
- the LOC141587932 gene encoding uncharacterized protein LOC141587932: MPGDDGKSSDKNVISITSPLYLHPSDNPNLAVTQTVFNDNNYELWADAVKNGLDAKNKLGFIEGKVKKPRTVDGEDNIEEMAWRQCKAMLKAWLQNVIDEKLHPSIDFEVTAAEVWAELKDRYSAGNAPRVHQLKEDLSECKQGRESIVEYYTRLKTIWDELANYSKIPKCTCGAGAMILKEREEEKVHQFLMGLDKTLYGGLRTNLLMEDPITTLNRAYALALKEEHHANVTRNKEERTEVAMATRAMSGNGGKSIHRQTEEEDDNPPPQCGYCGKYYHVEADCYEKHGYEVVKACGRGRGRSGNHRGRGRGRGQQSTFQANAVGNTSGTKEADGSKGNFPFTNDEIEKLRILLSASPEGSNNHTCMKVNCVKKWLIDSGASHHMTGKRECLSNIWTESPSRVGLPDGRQIEATEHGEDQTTRMEIGRGEHHDGVYYYKVERTELVRKTIVTKEDKLWHKRLGHPSKNNKLQQPAITEYIEYIEQSETSNHESAETNDMRTEEQQVTNAGDTSTDVPVASNTDHTVETGGPETVSEQVTETSQVQSKSAQSVSRYHIVNYVITNCFSSSHRAFITAIDETREPRNFREAASSAKWQDAMNKEIAALERNGTWKIVSLPEEKRPIGCKWIYKIKYKADGTFERYKTWLVAQGFTQIEGIDYHETYAPVAKMTSLRCVLALAVIKGWNIEQLDVNNAFLHGDLHEDVYMKVPPSFEKGENKVCKLLKSLYGLKQASRNWFAKLTEALKRYGFVQSLADYSLFTYNRNGCFLGVLVHVDDMILVGNDATASANFKQFLDKKFGIKDLGKLKYFLEIEVAHGSKGLFLNQRKYAL, translated from the exons ATGCCAGGAGACGACGGAAAATCGTCCGACAAAAATGTTATTTCAATAACCTCGCCTCTTTACCTTCATCCATCCGACAATCCCAATCTCGCTGTAACACAAACCGTTTTTAATGACAACAACTATGAATTGTGGGCTGACGCCGTTAAAAATGGTCTTGATGCGAAAAACAAATTAGGGTTCATTGAAGGAAAGGTCAAAAAGCCACGGACTGTCGACGGAGAAGACAACATCGAGGAAATGGCTTGGCGGCAGTGTAAAGCGATGCTGAAAGCATGGCTTCAGAATGTTATAGATGAAAAACTCCACCCGAGCATAGACTTTGAAGTCACGGCAGCAGAAGTATGGGCAGAATTAAAGGATCGCTACTCCGCAGGGAACGCACCCCGAGTGCATCAGTTAAAAGAGGATCTCAGTGAATGCAAACAGGGGCGTGAATCGATAGTGGAGTATTATACCAGGCTGAAAACTATTTGGGACGAACTTGCGAATTATAGCAAGATCCCAAAGTGTACTTGCGGAGCAGGCGCCATGATACTTAAGGAGCGCGAGGAAGAAAAAGTGCACCAATTCTTGATGGGATTGGACAAAACCTTGTACGGTGGTCTCCGTACGAATCTCCTGATGGAGGACCCCATCACCACTCTGAACAGAGCCTATGCTTTGGCACTAAAGGAGGAACATCATGCTAATGTGACGAGAAACAAAGAGGAGCGAACCGAAGTAGCCATGGCAACCAGAGCCATGAGTGGAAACGGAGGCAAAAGTATTCACAGGCAAACCGAGGAAGAAGATGACAACCCGCCACCACAATGTGGATATTGTGGAAAATACTACCATGTTGAAGCCGATTGCTACGAAAAGCATGGTTATGAGGTGGTGAAGGCGTGTGGTAGGGGCCGTGGCAGAAGTGGAAATCACCGTGGAAGAGGTAGAGGACGCGGTCAACAATCCACTTTCCAGGCTAATGCAGTGGGGAATACCTCAGGGACAAAAGAGGCAGATGGTTCGAAGGGCAATTTTCCATTTACAAACGATGAAATTGAGAAGCTTCGAATACTCTTAAGCGCTAGTCCCGAAGGCAGCAACAATCACACATGTATGAAAGttaattgtgttaaaaaatggcTCATTGACAGTGGAGCCTCGCATCACATGACGGGGAAACGCGAGTGCCTTAGTAACATTTGGACAGAATCACCGTCACGTGTTGGGCTCCCTGATGGTAGACAGATTGAGGCAACCGAGCATGGGGAA GACCAGACTACGAGGATGGAGATTGGACGCGGTGAACATCATGACGGGGTTTACTACTACAAGGTGGAGAGGACTGAATTGGTTAGAAAGACCATTGTAACCAAAGAGGACAAGCTTTGGCATAAGCGTTTGGGCCATCCATCAA aaaacaataaattgcagcaGCCTGCCATCACTGAATACATTGAATATATTGAACAATCTGAGACTAGTAATCACGAGTCTGCCGAGACTAATGATATGCGAACTGAAGAACAGCAGGTCACGAATGCTGGAGACACCAGCACTGATGTTCCTGTGGCGAGCAATACAGACCATACTGTCGAAACAGGGGGCCCTGAAACAGTGTCTGAACAGGTGACAGAAACGTCACAG GTTCAGTCAAAGTCTGCACAGTCAGTTTCTCGCTATCACATAGTAAATTACGTTATTACCAATTGTTTTTCTTCTTCCCACAGAGCTTTCATAACTGCCATTGACGAGACTAGAGAGCCTCGAAATTTCCGTGAAGCCGCAAGTAGTGCAAAGTGGCAGGATGCTATGAACAAGGAGATagcagcattggaacggaatggGACGTGGAAAATAGTTTCTTTGCCGGAAGAAAAACGACCCATTGGGTGTAAGTGGATATACAAAATTAAGTACAAAGCTGATGGAACCTTTGAGCGATACAAAACTTGGCTCGTAGCTCAAGGTTTCACACAAATTGAAGGAATAGATTATCACGAGACGTACGCCCCCGTTGCCAAGATGACAAGCCTACGGTGCGTGTTGGCTCTGGCCGTGATCAAAGGGTGGAATATTGAGCAATTGGACGTCAACAATGCGTTCTTGCATGGGGACTTGCACGAAGACGTATATATGAAAGTACCACCAAGTTTCGAGAAGGGTGAAAATAAGGTTTGCAAGTTGCTCAAATCATTGTATGGACTCAAACAAGCTTCCCGAAACTGGTTTGCAAAACTGACAGAAGCTTTAAAAAGGTACGGATTTGTGCAATCTCTTGCGGACTATTCATTGTTTACTTACAATAGAAATGGATGTTTCCTTGGAGTCCTAGTGCATGTAGACGACATGATCTTGGTGGGTAATGATGCTACTGCTTCTGCAAATTTTAAACAATTCCTTGACAAAAAATTCGGAATCAAAGACTTGGGCAAACTTAAGTACTTCTTGGAAATAGAAGTAGCTCATGGGTCCAAAGGACTATTTTTAAACCAAAGAAAGTATGCTTTGTAG
- the LOC141586639 gene encoding putative inactive receptor kinase At5g67200: protein MQYYIIFIFLIPLLSYSAYAKPSNDAQAILHFQQKADINNKLHFHTNISHCQWQGVQCLNNRVVRFVVEGENLGGILVSDSLSRLDQLRVLSLKNDSLNGPVPDLSALYNLKGLYLEYNHFTGRFPASIKTLHRIRTIDLSRNNFTEELPTWLAGLDRLYCLRVEFNKFTGTIPVFNQTTLLVFNVSNNNLRGPIPVTPTLSRFNPSSFSHNRGLCGRLVRRECRPGMPFFDAPAGAPGPLVHGQAPPPLSTPVVRKSHSVDKRHVNKAALVVGFVTGVIVLIGSVICFVMAVKKGRRVDDVAGTMESDYSAAINAAAVMMLEEEREEKVKSAQQQMTAVKEVEKAGNLVFCGGETPVYTVEQLMRASAELLGRGTIGTTYKAVVDNSLIVCVKRIDGGKMGGVAEDVFQRHMESVGALRHPNLVPLRCFFQAKDEKLLVYDYQPNGSLFSLIHGSKSARAKPLHWTSCLKIAEDVAQGLSYIHQAWRLVHGNLKSTNVLLGSDFEACITDYCLNVLTDQSLLENDPTLIGYKAPETRVSNSEATPKSDVYAFGVLLLELLTGKPPSEHPGLTPKDIAQWVRAAREVEDGGVDENRLVMLLEVAIACSAATPEHRPNMWQVLKMLQEIKEAVLMDVPELSPEHGMP from the exons ATGCAATACTACATTATCTTTATTTTTCTCATACCATTATTATCATATTCAGCCTATGCTAAACCATCAAATGATGCTCAAGCAATCCTACATTTCCAACAAAAAGCTGATATCAACAACAAACTACACTTCCATACCAATATTTCTCATTGCCAATGGCAAGGCGTTCAATGCTTGAACAACAGAGTTGTTCGTTTCGTCGTAGAAGGCGAAAACCTTGGTGGCATTTTGGTTTCAGACTCGCTTTCTCGGTTAGACCAGCTCAGGGTGTTGAGTTTGAAAAACGACTCGCTTAATGGGCCTGTACCCGACCTGTCTGCGCTTTACAACTTGAAAGGCCTCTACCTTGAGTATAACCATTTTACGGGCCGGTTTCCGGCGTCGATTAAGACGCTTCATAGGATTAGAACTATTGATTTATCGCGTAATAATTTTACTGAAGAGTTGCCAACCTGGTTGGCGGGTTTGGATCGGTTGTATTGTTTACGGGTCGAGTTCAACAAGTTTACAGGAACTATACCGGTTTTTAATCAAACTACATTGTTAGTATTCAATGTTTCTAATAATAATTTACGAGGTCCGATACCCGTGACACCGACATTGTCGCGATTTAATCCGTCAAGTTTTTCACATAATCGAGGATTATGTGGACGGCTTGTTCGTCGGGAGTGTAGGCCTGGGATGCCTTTCTTCGATGCCCCGGCGGGGGCGCCTGGTCCTCTGGTTCATGGTCAGGCGCCGCCGCCGTTGTCGACGCCGGTCGTAAGGAAATCGCACAGCGTCGACAAAAGGCACGTGAATAAAGCGGCGTTGGTGGTCGGGTTTGTTACTGGAGTCATTGTGTTGATAGGTTCGGTTATTTGTTTTGTAATGGCGGTTAAGAAGGGGAGGAGAGTCGATGATGTGGCGGGGACGATGGAGTCGGATTATTCGGCGGCGATTAATGCGGCTGCGGTGATGATGTTGGAGGAGGAGAGGGAGGAGAAAGTGAAAAGCGCGCAGCAACAG ATGACGGCAGTCAAAGAGGTAGAGAAAGCGGGAAATTTGGTGTTCTGCGGAGGGGAGACGCCAGTGTACACAGTGGAGCAGCTGATGAGAGCATCCGCTGAGTTATTAGGGAGAGGGACGATAGGGACGACATATAAGGCGGTGGTGGATAATAGTTTGATAGTGTGTGTGAAGAGGATTGATGGAGGGAAGATGGGAGGTGTTGCGGAAGATGTGTTCCAACGGCATATGGAATCAGTTGGTGCACTTAGGCACCCTAATTTGGTGCCTTTGAGGTGTTTTTTCCAAGCTAAGGATGAGAAGCTTTTGGTTTATGATTATCAACCTAATGGAAGCTTGTTTTCTCTTATCCATG GTAGTAAATCAGCGAGAGCAAAGCCCCTCCACTGGACGTCATGCTTAAAAATAGCAGAAGATGTAGCACAAGGCCTCTCCTACATTCATCAAGCTTGGAGACTCGTCCATGGAAACCTCAAATCCACTAATGTTCTCCTGGGTTCTGATTTTGAGGCGTGTATAACAGATTATTGCCTAAACGTTCTAACTGATCAATCGCTATTAGAAAATGATCCAACCCTAATCGGGTATAAAGCACCTGAGACCCGTGTTTCAAACTCTGAAGCTACACCCAAATCTGATGTATATGCCTTTGGAGTATTATTACTTGAGCTTTTGACCGGGAAACCGCCTTCTGAACACCCTGGTTTAACACCAAAGGATATAGCACAGTGGGTAAGGGCAGCTAGGGAAGTTGAAGATGGTGGTGTGGACGAGAACAGACTGGTTATGCTTCTCGAGGTGGCTATAGCTTGTAGTGCAGCCACCCCGGAACATAGGCCTAATATGTGGCAAGTGTTGAAAATGTTGCAGGAAATCAAGGAAGCTGTTTTGATGGATGTGCCTGAATTGAGCCCTGAACATGGAATGCCATAG
- the LOC141586640 gene encoding putative WRKY transcription factor 7 produces the protein MAVDFMVSTYASTSSTDTFAARMEENAVREAAAAGLQSVEKLIKLLSQNEEVQQTQIHTNDFEYKAVADVAVNKFKKVISLLDRTRTGHARFRRGPLAFPQKPEPKPEPEPIAPVAQVVQPVPKKEHKLVLDSKPSHGSAFRRVYSSSQLQRLPPLPHGNTHAPHLHNNLIMPKPVSMERKESSTTINFSTMPQISVSAAASYISSLTGETDSVQPSMSSGFQITNMSQVSSVGKPPLSTNSLKRKCSSMDEAKCGSSGRCHCSKRRKSRMKRVVRVPAISVKMADIPPDDYSWRKYGQKPIKGSPHPRGYYKCSSVRGCPARKHVERALDDASMLVVTYEGDHNHPQHVTDATVAAALVLESS, from the exons ATGGCCGTTGACTTTATGGTGAGTACATACGCTTCTACCTCCAGCACCGACACTTTCGCCGCTAGGATGGAAGAAAACGCCGTTAGAGAAGCCGCCGCTGCCGGGTTACAAAGCGTCGAGAAGCTCATCAAGCTACTGTCGCAAAATGAAGAGGTACAACAAACTCAAATCCACACTAATGATTTTGAGTATAAAGCTGTTGCTGACGTGGCGGTCAACAAGTTTAAGAAGGTTATTTCCCTCCTAGACCGTACCCGAACCGGTCACGCCCGCTTCAGGCGCGGTCCTCTCGCTTTCCCACAAAAACCCGAACCCAAACCCGAACCAGAACCGATTGCGCCGGTTGCACAAGTAGTTCAACCGGTTCCTAAGAAGGAACATAAATTAGTATTAGACAGTAAGCCGTCTCATGGATCGGCGTTCAGAAGAGTATACAGCTCATCGCAGCTTCAACGGTTACCTCCGCTACCTCACGGTAACACCCACGCGCCACATCTACATAATAACCTGATCATGCCGAAACCGGTATCGATGGAGCGGAAGGAATCGTCAACGACGATAAATTTTTCGACTATGCCGCAGATATCTGTATCTGCCGCGGCTTCTTATATATCGTCGTTGACTGGTGAGACGGACAGTGTTCAGCCGTCGATGTCGTCGGGTTTTCAAATTACGAATATGTCTCAAGTGTCTTCTGTTGGTAAACCACCTTTGTCAACTAATTCTTTGAAAAGAAAGTGTAGTTCTATGGATGAAGCTAAGTGTGGTTCTTCTGGTCGTTGCCATTGCTCGAAACGAAg AAAGTCAAGGATGAAGAGAGTGGTTAGAGTACCAGCAATAAGCGTGAAGATGGCTGATATTCCACCAGATGATTATTCTTGGAGAAAGTATGGTCAAAAGCCTATTAAAGGATCTCCTCACCCAAG GGGATATTACAAGTGTAGTAGCGTACGGGGTTGCCCAGCCCGAAAGCATGTGGAAAGAGCGTTAGACGATGCATCAATGTTAGTCGTAACCTACGAAGGCGATCACAATCACCCGCAACATGTAACAGACGCTACTGTCGCCGCTGCTCTCGTTCTCGAATCCTCCTAA